TTTACGCGCACGCTCGAGGCCGGCGCGCTTAACCCCGACGATTTCACCGGCTATGAGCATCTTCGCTAAACTCCGCGAGGGCGTCACCACCGCGTCCGCCGCCGAGACGCATGCGCTCGCGCGCGAACTCGCCGCCGCGTTGCCACCCGACAGCACGCTCGCACTTCACGGCGATCTCGGCGTGGGCAAAACGACCTTTGTGCAAGGCCTAGCACGCGGCCTTGGGGTGACTGATCCGGTGACGAGCCCGACGTTCAACATCTTCACGCTCTACAAAGGCGGCGCGCGCACGCTCGTGCACATGGACGCCTATCGCCTCGAAAACGACTGGCAGATCGATGCACTCATGCTCGAGGATTTTCTGGTGAGCCCGTGGTGCCTCGCCGTTGAGTGGCCCGAAAAAATCGCCGCGTGGATTCCCGCCAACGCGCTTCATCTGGAACTCGGTATCACCCCGGACCAGCGCCACACGATTCGCCTGCTGGGTTGATCAAATAAAAAAAGCCGCCCGTTTCAGGGCGGCCTTTGAAACTCACAATCGGCTTCAGCGATCAGCGGATTTTATTCCGATGCAGGAGCGGATTCGGTAGCGGGAGCCTCGGGGAAGTTCTCCGGATCGTGCTCGGCGCTCTCGATTTCCTTCTTGCGCGACTCAACCACGGGGGCCGGTGCGAACAGACGTCCATCGATGAACTCGGTGACGTAGCCTTCGCTCACCAACCAGCGCAGGTCGCCATTGAGGCGGTTGAGCTTGGCGGACTGTTCCGGGCTGAGCGCGGGCGCGGCCGGAGCAACTGTCTCGGGCGCGGCACCTTCCGCGGCCTTCGCCGGAGCGGCAGGAGCGGAGAAGCCGAGGAACTTGTCGGACAGTTCGCTAGCCTTGATCATCGGATGAGTCTCGATGAACGCGATCAGCGCGCCGATGGAATCGGAGAACGTCTGGTTCGGGATGCGGAACTTACGCTTCACCGCGCAGACGTAGCTGATGCCCTTCGAGCCCTTCTTGAAGATCGTGAAGCTCTCACGACGCAGACGGCCGCGGAGCGCATTGGCGGTATCTAGCGGGAACCGGCGCTGACGCTCGAGTGCGCCTTCGATCGTGCGGCGGAGTTCGCCGGCGGGAAGGTTTTCGAGGTTCTTGCCGGAGAAGCGCAGGGACTCGACCGTGCGGACGATCTTATCCTTGGCGGTGCCGAGCAGATATTCGCGGGCTTCTTCGAGCGAATCGAATGAAGGAGCTTGGGGAGCCTCGGGAGCCGAAGGCACCTCGGCGGCAACTTCAGGCGCAGCGGCTTCACCTTCGGCGGGCGCAACGGCATCGGCGGAAGCCTCGACCGCAGGAGCCGGAGCCGCGACCGCAGCGACGGCGGACGAAGCGAGCTTCAACGTATAACGCGTGGCCTTCTTCATCTTCTCCAGCCACTGCGCGATCACCTCGGGCTCACGGACGGACTCGATCTTGTTACGATACACCTCGAACGGCAGCTTGATGTTGGCTGCATGGTGCTGCTGCACGATCTGGTTGTAGCGGTGGTAATTGGGAGGTCCGAGCAATTCACCGGTGACGGTGCACTTGTTAATGACCTGGAAGTTGCCCTTGGGCGCATCGATCTCGACCTCGGCGGAGTCAAAGAACTGGCCGAGATGTTTCTCGAGGACGTGATTGATGGCGGCCTCTTCGTTTTCGAAGGGAATGCCATCCGGCACGGAGATCGCGAACGGAGCGGGCTTGGTCGCGGGAGCGGCACCCTCGGAGGGCTTGTGCTGAACGACGGCGATGAAGCGGTCGTTCTTGCCGATGATCACGCGGGCGATCTCAAAGAGCTCGTAGGTGCGGCAGGAGGCGCGAATCGCCTTGGCCAGCGCGGAGAAGCCGGTGTCTTCCGGATAGAAAGTAACGTTGAAAAACGGGCTGATATAGGGGCCCTGCTCGCGGGGAGCGAAGCCGCCTTCGCGGGGGCCGCCGAAACGGGGACCACCACCCTGGCCGCCGCCGCGGTATTCACCACGGGGAGCACCGCCGCCGGGACCCTCGCGACGCGGGCCGCGGGAATCGAAGCCACCTTCACGACGTTCGCGAGGGGCTTGGGACGGAGCAGCAGAGTTGTCACCTGCGGGAGCCGAAGAAGGTGCGCCACCTTCAACCGGACCGGCGGGCTTGCGGAAACCGCGACGATCGCGGGGCGCGCCGGCGGAATCGCCTTCACGGCGGGGACGGTCATCGCGACGCGGACGGTCGTCACGACGTGGTTCACGTGAGCCTCCCGAGTTGCCGGCGGGGTCGGCTTTGTCTTGGGACCATTGCGTGCCAAAGCTGAAGCTTTGGAGTTGGGCCAAATCGATTTTGTTAAAATCTTTGGCCGGTTTATCGTTGGGAGGCGTCTCGGACATTCGGAGCGATGCGGGCTTATAAGCCTGCGTAGGTGTTTGACTGAAGGCGGTCTTGGGAGGCGCTAATGCGCTCGGGCAGTCTCCATGCGCGCGGAGGAGTAGCAAGCTGTTTCCCGACGTGAGAAAAATGCATTTCGGGGCTTTACACGGCCCGAGAGATTTATCTTAGTCCGCCTTCCCTTCGTTAGAAACATGCTCGGGTGGTGGAATTGGTAGACACACACGTTTGAGGGGCGTGTGCCGAAAGGCGTAAGGGTTCGAGTCCCTTCCCGAGCACCATTTTAGAACCCGCACTTTTATAGTGCGGTTTTTTTATGCCTGCTCCGGACGCTGGTTCCACAACACCAAGTCTGTGTAGCACACACCTCGACCGCCGAAGATATCCAGCGCACTACCCACGGTGAGATCGAGTTTTCCGCCGCTGGCGTGCTCTACTTTTAAAACGTCATCCATCGTGGCGACGCCGCCGGCGTAGGTCATGGGAATCTTTCCCCATCCGCCCAAAAGGGCGACGAGGTCGGCGTCGATGCCGCCACACAGTCCTTCAACATCCGCCGCGTGAATCAGAAACTCCGCGCAACTCCCCGCCAGACGGTCGAGTATCTCCGGCGTCACGTGCAAATCCGTCAGCGTCTGCCAACGGTTCATGGCCACCGTCCAGCCACTCGCGGTGCGACGGCAACTGAGATCGAGCACGAGGCGCTCCGCGCCCACGCGGCGCTTCAGTGTTTCCAGCCGGTCGTCGAGAAACCGTCCGTCCGCATCAAAGAGCCACGAGGTCACGATCACATGGCTCGCGCCCGCTTCCAGCCACTGCGTCGCATTGTCAGCGTTGATACCACCACCAATGTGAAGCCCGCCCGGAAACGCCGCCAGCGCCTCGCGCGCAGCCTCGTCGTTGCCCTGCCCCAGCTTGATGACATGCCCGCCGAACAGCCCGTCAGCCTGGTAACGCGCGGCAAACGAAGCTGCGCTTTCATCGCTCACAAAATTCTCGCGCAGCCCCGCGCCATCATCGCGCAACGAACCGCCGACGATCTGCTTCACTTTACCGTCGTGGAGGTCGATGCAGGGGCGGAACTTGGTTGGCATAGAAGAAAACACCGCACCGTAGGTCCGCCGACGCGTTAGGCAATGCAGCTTTCAGCCAACCGTTTTCGGTGCCCTCCCACCGGCGCCGCGAGCAAGCGCGGTCTTCACCGTCTCGCATCTGGATTTGACCCCGCGCCCCCCCGCGTGGAATGTCCGCCATCCCATGACGTTGGACGACATCACGAAGGCACTGCTCGCCTCCTACGAAACCGAGGGCGGCATCAACCACCTCGACGGCATCAACCTGCCCTCCGACGAATCGGTGAACCGCCTCGCGTCCGATTTCATGCACCTGCTTTTCCCGGGGTTTTTCGAGCAAAAGCCCGTCACGAAGAAAGAGGTTCCCGCGCTCACCGCGTCGCGTCTCGGCGCGATTCAGACCAGCCTTTCGTCCAACATCGAGAAGGCCCTTTCGCACGCCCGCACCGAGGACGCCTCCGTCCGCGCCGCGTCGATCACCACCGAGCTCCTCAGCCGCCTGCCCGACATCCGCCGTATCGTGCAAACCGATGTGCAGGCCGCCTACAACGGCGACCCCGCCGCCCGCAGCACCGAGGAAATCATCCTCGCCTACCCGTGCGTCCTCGTGATCTCGCTCCAGCGCATCGCCCACGAACTCTACAAACTCGGCGTGCCCATCCTCCCTCGCATGCTCACCGAGTATGCCCACGAACGCACCGGCACCGACATCCATCCGGGCGCGCAGATCGGCACGCACTTTTTTATCGATCACTGCACCGGCGTTGTCATTGGCGAGACCGCCCGCATCGGCAACCACGTCAAGATCTACCAAGGCGTCACCCTCGGCGCGAAGTCCTTCGAGGTCGATAACGACGGCAACCCGATCAAGGGCGTGAAACGCCATCCCGACATCGACGACAACGTCACCATCTACGCGCACGCCACCATCCTCGGCGGCGACACCAAGATCGGCGCGCACTCCATCATCGGTGCCAACGTCTGGATCCTCGAACCGGTTCCCTCGAACAGCATCGCCTACTACAAAAACGAGAACCTCGTTATCCGCTCGCGGCGTAAAAAAGAAAAAGCACTCGAGTGCCGCGAAGCCGCCGAGATGCAGGCGTGGGATTGGAGCATCTGAGCGGCGCAGCGCCTCTCAAAAGTAGCGAGTAGCGGGTAGTGAGTAGCGAGCATTCAAACCTCAGCGCTCCCGAGTCCGAACCTACCCGCTACTTCCCGCGTCAGCGCCGCTGCCGATCCGCCACTCCCCGCGCCAGCTCCTTCGCAAAAAACGGCCCGCGATAAATCATCCCTGAGTAAACCTGCACCAACGTCGCGCCTGCATCGAGTTTCTCGGACGCACCGCGCGTGTCGCAGATTCCGCCCACGCCGATAATCGGCAGCTTTCCGTCCGTCGTGCGCGAGATGTATTTCACGATCTCCGTGGACTTGCGCTCCACCGGACGCCCGCTCAGGCCACCCATCTGGTTCACGTCCGCAAAATACCCCGGCCGCGCCAGCGTTGTATTCGTCGCGATCACGCCCGCGAGTCCGAATTCCGCGATCACGCCCAGCGCCGCGTCGATCTGCGGCCACGTGAGATCGGGCGCGATTTTCAAGAGCACCGGCAGCAACGCCCCGCCCTTTTTCGCCGCGCGCTCGCGGTTCGCCGCCATGATCGCGCCCAGCAACTCACGCAGCGGTTTTTCGTCCTGCAGCGTCCGCAACCCGGGCGTGTTCGGACTCGACACATTCAACACCAGATAATCCGCGTAATCCGCCAACCGTGCAAAGCTCGCCAGATAATCCGCCGTCGCGCCGTCGAGCGGGGCAACCTTCGATTTGCCCAGATTCACGCCCAGCGGAATGCGACGCATGCCCACGCCCGGTTGTTTCGCGAGACGCGCCGCGACCGCCTCGGAGCCCTCGTTGTTGAAGCCCATGCGGTTGATCACCGCCTCTTCCGACGGATAACGGAACATGCGCGGCTTCTCGTTGCCCGGCTGCGCGAGCGCCGTGACCGTGCCGATTTCAACGTGACCAAAACCGAGCGCCGCCGCCGCTTCCCAGGCGCGCGCGTTTTTATCGAAACCCGCCGCGAGCCCGATCGCGTTGGGAAACTGCAGCCCGAACGCCTCGACCGGTTTGTAGAGCGAGGAAGGCAGTTGGTTGCACGCCTCCATCAGGCGGCACAACGGCGTGAGCTTGCCGAGCAACGCCAGCGCGTTGACGCCAAATTCATGCGCAGGCTCCGAGTCCATCTTGAACAAAAACGGGCGCATTACCTTCTCATAGAAAAAATCCATAGATGTGCGCACACTGGTAATCACCGCCCTAAAAATCAAGTATCGCGCCATCCGTTTCCATCTACGTTCCCCACGGGGCCCGCGACAGGCCGGAAAACTTTTCAAGAAAGTTGTTTTCGCGGTTTGACTCCTTCACTCCACGCGCTCTTTGCTCCGACCAATCTTTCAGAAACCCGTATGGCAAAATCCTCCGCAACTCTCGACTGGTGCATCGTTCGTCTAGGTGAAGACCACAACTGGTGGGTCGACGAAGTCAGTGACTCCGTCCGTTGGGACGTCGATGGCCTCAGCATCATCGACCCCCGCCAGATGTCCCACCTCATCGACCTCGTCGAGCCCCTGCGCGACTACGGTTTCGACCAGGACATGATGGAAGCCGCGTTTATCGCCTTCCGCATCGAGAAGGAAGCCGGCGAACAACGCGTGCGCCTCAAGCGCGTCAAAGACTCCTTCTTCGAGTCCGAGGAAAAACTCTTCGCCCTAGCCGACATCCTCGACGAAGAAAACGGACCCTACGCCGACCTCTTGGACCATCTCACCCGCTGCCGCGTGAAGATGCTCAACGACATCTTCGACTTCGAGTCGAAGCTCACCGTCGATGAAGTCGAGGACGAGATCCGCGAAGACCAGAACACCAGTTTCATTGAAGGCAAAGCCATCCACACCTTCGACGAACTCAGCGCGATCCTGGACTACGTCCCCGCCGGCTGGGAATCCGAAGAAGGCGAAGAGCGCGCCAGCAAGGGCGACGACGACATCGACGAAGACGATCTCCCCGACCTCGACGAAGAGGACGAAAAGTCCCTCGAAGGCGACTCTTCCCTCAAGTGGGATGAAGATGACGAGGACAAGGACGACGAAGACGGCGTCAAAAAGAAGTCCGGCGACGACGACGAAGACGAGGATTCCGACGACGACGAAAAACCGTCGAAAGACGATGATGACGACGACGAGGACGAAAAGCCCAAGCCCGCCAAAAAGAAGAAGCGCTAAACAAAGAGCGGCTCCCCAAAGGAGCCGCTTTTTTGTGCCTAAAGGTGGAGAGCGTTGTCCCTAACGCGCTGGCTCGCCCCTCACCTCAACTCCGCCGCCATCTCCTTCGCGAAATAAGTGAGGATCATGTCCGCCCCCGCCCGCTTGATCGCCAGCAACGACTCGTGGCGCGTCTTTGCCAGATCCAGCCAACCCAGCTGCGATGCCGCCATGATCTGCGCATATTCGCCCGACACTTGATACGCCGCCACCGGCTTCTTCGTCGCTTCGCGCACCTCACGGATGATGTCCAGATACGCGCCCGCCGGTTTCACCATCAACACATCCGCGCCCTCGGCTTCATCCAACGCCACTTCGATCAGCGCCTCGCGCCGATTCGCCGGATTAAGCTGATACGTGCGCTTGTCGAGGCCACGCGTCCCAGCGGCCGCCGCGCTACCCACCGCATCACGAAACGGCCCGTAATACGCCGAGGCGAACTTAGCCGAATATGCCATGATCGACGTCTGCGTATTACCCGCAGCATCGAGCGCCTGCCGGATCGCCCCGATGCGCCCGTCCATCATGTCCGACGGCGCCACAAAATCCACCCCCGCTCCCGCGTGCAGCACCGCCATCTTGGTCAAAATTTCCACCGTGGCATCGTTCGCCACATCGCCCCCATCCGCCGTCAGCACGCCGTCGTGCCCGTGCGTCGTGTAAGGATCGAGCGCGATGTCCGTCATCACGACCAACTCCGGCAACGCCTTCTTCACCGCCCGCACCGCGCGCAAAATCAGCGCATCTTCATCCAACGCCGCCGTGCCCGTGTCGTTCTTGAATTTCTTATCCAGCTTCGGAAACAGCGCCACCGCCGGCACGCCCAGCTTAGCCAGCGCCCGGCATTCTTTGACGAGATCCGCCACGTTGTAGCGCAATACGCCGGGCATCGACGCGATGGCCTCGGGGGCACCTTTGCCGTCCACCACGAAGAGCGGCGCAATGAAGTCCGCCGGACGCAAAACGGTCTCCTCGACGAGGGAACGCACGGTGGCATTCCGGCGGAGACGACGCGGACGATGGGTCAAATCGAGCTTGAAGGCGGCACTCATGGGAAAATGGACCGCCATCAAAGCACGCCCGGCGCCTCGTCGCCACCC
This portion of the Rariglobus hedericola genome encodes:
- the hemB gene encoding porphobilinogen synthase, which translates into the protein MSAAFKLDLTHRPRRLRRNATVRSLVEETVLRPADFIAPLFVVDGKGAPEAIASMPGVLRYNVADLVKECRALAKLGVPAVALFPKLDKKFKNDTGTAALDEDALILRAVRAVKKALPELVVMTDIALDPYTTHGHDGVLTADGGDVANDATVEILTKMAVLHAGAGVDFVAPSDMMDGRIGAIRQALDAAGNTQTSIMAYSAKFASAYYGPFRDAVGSAAAAGTRGLDKRTYQLNPANRREALIEVALDEAEGADVLMVKPAGAYLDIIREVREATKKPVAAYQVSGEYAQIMAASQLGWLDLAKTRHESLLAIKRAGADMILTYFAKEMAAELR
- the epsC gene encoding serine O-acetyltransferase EpsC — its product is MTLDDITKALLASYETEGGINHLDGINLPSDESVNRLASDFMHLLFPGFFEQKPVTKKEVPALTASRLGAIQTSLSSNIEKALSHARTEDASVRAASITTELLSRLPDIRRIVQTDVQAAYNGDPAARSTEEIILAYPCVLVISLQRIAHELYKLGVPILPRMLTEYAHERTGTDIHPGAQIGTHFFIDHCTGVVIGETARIGNHVKIYQGVTLGAKSFEVDNDGNPIKGVKRHPDIDDNVTIYAHATILGGDTKIGAHSIIGANVWILEPVPSNSIAYYKNENLVIRSRRKKEKALECREAAEMQAWDWSI
- the hisA gene encoding phosphoribosylformimino-5-aminoimidazole carboxamide ribotide isomerase, with the protein product MPTKFRPCIDLHDGKVKQIVGGSLRDDGAGLRENFVSDESAASFAARYQADGLFGGHVIKLGQGNDEAAREALAAFPGGLHIGGGINADNATQWLEAGASHVIVTSWLFDADGRFLDDRLETLKRRVGAERLVLDLSCRRTASGWTVAMNRWQTLTDLHVTPEILDRLAGSCAEFLIHAADVEGLCGGIDADLVALLGGWGKIPMTYAGGVATMDDVLKVEHASGGKLDLTVGSALDIFGGRGVCYTDLVLWNQRPEQA
- a CDS encoding quinone-dependent dihydroorotate dehydrogenase, which produces MDFFYEKVMRPFLFKMDSEPAHEFGVNALALLGKLTPLCRLMEACNQLPSSLYKPVEAFGLQFPNAIGLAAGFDKNARAWEAAAALGFGHVEIGTVTALAQPGNEKPRMFRYPSEEAVINRMGFNNEGSEAVAARLAKQPGVGMRRIPLGVNLGKSKVAPLDGATADYLASFARLADYADYLVLNVSSPNTPGLRTLQDEKPLRELLGAIMAANRERAAKKGGALLPVLLKIAPDLTWPQIDAALGVIAEFGLAGVIATNTTLARPGYFADVNQMGGLSGRPVERKSTEIVKYISRTTDGKLPIIGVGGICDTRGASEKLDAGATLVQVYSGMIYRGPFFAKELARGVADRQRR
- the tsaE gene encoding tRNA (adenosine(37)-N6)-threonylcarbamoyltransferase complex ATPase subunit type 1 TsaE, with product MSIFAKLREGVTTASAAETHALARELAAALPPDSTLALHGDLGVGKTTFVQGLARGLGVTDPVTSPTFNIFTLYKGGARTLVHMDAYRLENDWQIDALMLEDFLVSPWCLAVEWPEKIAAWIPANALHLELGITPDQRHTIRLLG